One Paenibacillus riograndensis SBR5 DNA segment encodes these proteins:
- a CDS encoding NusG domain II-containing protein, whose protein sequence is MKRADVLLISIVLIVALAFIVPRWLSNDNDKAGPDNNLVANITVDGKLYKTVKLTKEEQTIDVRTERGYNILKVHDYGIEMYDADCPDKVCLGFGHITRPKQTIVCLPHRVLVEIAGAVPGEDDIDAYVQ, encoded by the coding sequence ATGAAACGCGCAGATGTGCTGCTGATTTCCATCGTGCTCATTGTGGCGCTCGCTTTTATCGTACCGAGATGGCTCTCGAACGATAACGACAAGGCGGGACCGGACAATAATCTTGTAGCCAATATAACGGTGGATGGCAAGCTGTATAAGACAGTGAAGCTTACAAAAGAGGAACAAACCATTGATGTCCGCACGGAGCGCGGTTATAACATTTTGAAGGTGCATGATTACGGGATTGAAATGTACGATGCTGACTGCCCTGACAAGGTATGCCTGGGCTTTGGCCATATTACCCGTCCCAAGCAGACCATTGTGTGCCTGCCGCACCGGGTGTTAGTAGAAATAGCAGGCGCGGTGCCGGGGGAGGATGATATAGATGCCTATGTCCAGTAG
- a CDS encoding Gx transporter family protein, translating into MPMSSSESATALKRTVIVAIFAAVAVVLSLVEAQIPLVGVGLMPGAKLGFANIMILTCIFFLRGRDAFVLVILKTLLTAFLLGTFSSLLFSLFGSLLSFVVMFLLVKWGGKKFSVIGISIAGGLAHNTGQLFAAAIVFKSTSIFYYLPVLLITGIVTGIAVGYAVRYLVASLSKISLFEEFLG; encoded by the coding sequence ATGCCTATGTCCAGTAGTGAATCAGCAACAGCTCTGAAAAGGACGGTGATTGTGGCGATTTTTGCCGCAGTGGCTGTAGTGCTCAGTCTGGTGGAAGCCCAGATCCCGCTGGTCGGGGTCGGGCTGATGCCTGGGGCTAAGCTTGGCTTCGCCAACATTATGATTTTGACTTGTATATTCTTTTTACGGGGCCGGGACGCCTTTGTCCTTGTTATTCTGAAGACATTGCTTACCGCATTCCTGCTCGGCACCTTTTCCAGTCTGCTCTTCAGCCTGTTCGGCTCGCTTCTCAGCTTTGTAGTGATGTTCCTGCTGGTGAAATGGGGGGGCAAGAAATTCAGTGTGATCGGAATCAGTATCGCCGGCGGACTGGCCCATAACACCGGGCAATTGTTCGCGGCAGCCATAGTCTTTAAATCCACGAGTATTTTCTACTACCTGCCGGTGCTGCTTATTACCGGAATCGTGACGGGGATTGCCGTCGGCTATGCGGTCCGCTATCTGGTAGCGTCGCTGTCCAAAATATCGCTGTTTGAAGAGTTTTTGGGCTGA
- a CDS encoding ATP-binding cassette domain-containing protein codes for MSEAYQEVEGAEEAPAVIKLDGVSFGYDPEHPILHNISLSIPQGEWVSIVGPNGCGKSTLVKLMNALLPKSGGEITVCGHQLGEETIGAIRQCIGMVFQNPDNQFIGATVEEDILFGLEGLCLPYAEMEERLRAYTVKLGIEALLSKHPGELSGGQKQRVAIASILAMKPGIVIFDEASSMLDEASRDELLRILQGMRAEGQYTILMITHDADEILASDRVLALHGGGLAADTTPRELFRDRGLLEKCHLLEPYPWRLARELQRRGIRVDVPASEKELIDTLWPYNYSK; via the coding sequence ATGAGTGAAGCATATCAAGAGGTGGAGGGCGCAGAAGAGGCGCCGGCTGTGATTAAGCTGGATGGTGTATCCTTCGGCTACGACCCGGAGCATCCCATTCTCCATAATATCTCTTTATCCATTCCCCAGGGAGAGTGGGTTAGCATAGTTGGGCCCAACGGCTGCGGCAAGTCCACACTGGTCAAGCTGATGAATGCCCTGCTGCCGAAAAGTGGTGGCGAAATCACTGTTTGCGGCCATCAGCTGGGAGAGGAAACGATCGGAGCCATCCGGCAGTGCATTGGCATGGTATTTCAGAATCCCGATAATCAATTTATCGGGGCAACGGTTGAAGAAGATATATTGTTTGGCCTAGAAGGGCTGTGTTTGCCTTATGCCGAGATGGAGGAACGCCTGCGTGCCTATACCGTAAAGCTGGGGATTGAGGCGCTGCTGTCCAAGCATCCGGGCGAGCTGTCAGGCGGACAGAAGCAGCGCGTAGCTATTGCATCCATTCTAGCCATGAAGCCAGGCATCGTCATCTTTGACGAGGCCTCTTCCATGTTGGATGAGGCGAGCCGCGATGAGCTGCTGCGCATTTTGCAGGGGATGCGGGCGGAAGGGCAGTATACCATTCTGATGATTACGCATGATGCTGACGAGATTCTGGCTTCAGACCGGGTGCTCGCCCTGCATGGCGGCGGTCTTGCCGCTGATACGACTCCCCGGGAGCTGTTCCGGGATAGAGGGCTTCTGGAAAAATGCCATCTGCTGGAGCCGTATCCTTGGCGCCTTGCCCGTGAATTGCAACGCCGGGGAATCAGGGTGGATGTTCCCGCCAGTGAAAAGGAGCTTATCGATACATTATGGCCATACAACTACAGCAAGTAA
- a CDS encoding energy-coupling factor transporter ATPase, producing the protein MAIQLQQVSYTYAENSLWKQTALHEITLGIPKGSLTGIAGATGSGKSTLLQLFNGILKPTQGTVQVLDVTIRAGEKSPKLLPLRRRVGLVFQFPEQQMFEDTVEKDLCFGPLNFGMSPEEAKERARQAMLEMGLDLGLLTRNPFRLSGGQMRKAAIASVLAMDPEIVVLDEPTATLDPVSRAELISQLERLCHEQGRTIIIVTHRMDELLPYADRWILLKDGEIAFQGSGGELAEEPDILARCGLGVPHSLRYWRGIADRFGLAGEKPRLTPESLAELIASLPGAGAAGRPEEGGDAHE; encoded by the coding sequence ATGGCCATACAACTACAGCAAGTAAGCTATACCTACGCCGAAAACAGCCTGTGGAAGCAGACGGCGCTGCATGAGATCACCCTCGGCATTCCCAAAGGCTCGCTGACCGGGATCGCGGGTGCGACAGGCTCCGGCAAGTCTACGCTGCTGCAGCTGTTCAATGGCATTTTGAAGCCGACTCAGGGCACGGTGCAGGTGCTGGATGTAACTATACGCGCCGGTGAAAAGTCGCCGAAGCTGCTCCCGCTGCGCCGCCGGGTCGGACTGGTCTTTCAATTTCCGGAGCAGCAGATGTTCGAGGATACGGTAGAAAAGGATCTGTGCTTCGGACCGCTCAATTTTGGCATGAGCCCGGAGGAAGCCAAGGAGCGGGCGCGCCAGGCCATGCTCGAAATGGGCCTGGACCTCGGCCTGCTTACGCGCAATCCATTCCGGTTAAGCGGAGGGCAGATGCGCAAGGCGGCCATCGCCTCGGTGCTTGCTATGGACCCGGAGATCGTTGTGCTGGACGAGCCGACTGCCACACTGGACCCGGTCAGCCGGGCTGAGCTGATCTCACAACTGGAGCGTCTCTGCCATGAACAGGGTCGGACGATTATTATCGTAACCCACCGGATGGACGAACTGCTGCCTTATGCCGACCGCTGGATTCTGCTGAAGGACGGGGAGATTGCTTTTCAGGGCAGCGGCGGGGAGCTGGCGGAAGAGCCGGACATCCTTGCGCGCTGCGGTCTTGGCGTTCCGCATTCCCTCCGGTACTGGCGCGGCATTGCCGACCGTTTCGGGCTTGCTGGAGAGAAGCCGCGGCTTACGCCTGAGAGCCTTGCAGAGCTGATCGCTTCCCTGCCGGGGGCGGGCGCTGCGGGCAGACCGGAAGAAGGGGGGGATGCCCATGAATGA
- a CDS encoding energy-coupling factor transporter transmembrane component T family protein has product MNERLLLGRSIETGSWVHKLDARSKLTGMLLYVAVILLSDSWQSMALLAVFSIAVMASTRIPLKYFIKAAKPLRYLMLFIFIVQLLSVKAGDVLWSAGSFSLHEGGLRLASFSVIRMLFLITFTALLTFTTTPGKLNQGLEGILSPFKKFGLSPDRITLMISIALRFIPTILDESQIIMKAQASRGADLQELPLKEKARMLVSLLVPVISSAFRRAQDLVYSMEARGFRMDAPRSRYHRLRWGAADTVFVAMFVIMGVAVALL; this is encoded by the coding sequence ATGAATGAGCGGCTGCTGCTGGGACGCAGTATTGAGACCGGCTCATGGGTGCATAAGCTGGATGCGCGTTCCAAGCTTACGGGGATGCTGCTGTATGTAGCTGTAATTCTGCTGTCGGATTCATGGCAGTCCATGGCGCTGCTGGCTGTGTTTTCGATTGCGGTCATGGCTTCAACGCGTATTCCGCTAAAGTATTTCATCAAAGCGGCCAAGCCTTTGCGCTATCTGATGCTGTTCATCTTCATCGTGCAGCTTCTGTCGGTCAAAGCGGGGGATGTGCTGTGGTCCGCCGGCTCCTTCTCGCTGCATGAGGGCGGTTTGCGCCTGGCATCCTTTTCTGTGATCCGCATGCTGTTTCTGATCACATTCACAGCGCTGCTAACCTTTACTACAACGCCGGGCAAGCTGAATCAGGGGCTGGAGGGAATCCTGTCGCCATTCAAGAAATTCGGGCTGTCGCCGGACCGGATTACGCTGATGATCAGCATCGCCCTGCGGTTCATTCCTACGATTCTGGATGAATCGCAGATTATTATGAAAGCCCAGGCCTCCCGCGGGGCGGATCTGCAGGAGCTGCCTCTCAAAGAAAAAGCGCGGATGCTGGTGTCCCTGCTTGTGCCGGTGATCTCCAGCGCCTTCCGGCGGGCTCAGGACCTGGTCTATTCCATGGAAGCCAGAGGCTTCCGCATGGATGCCCCGCGCAGCCGGTATCACCGCCTGAGGTGGGGCGCTGCCGATACTGTTTTTGTCGCTATGTTCGTCATCATGGGAGTTGCAGTTGCATTATTGTAA
- a CDS encoding peptidase U32 family protein: protein MARFFNGKEIELLAPAGTFDIFQAVVESGCDAVYFGGPVLNMRMMRKGYNLSHEEIIEALAMAHKLDKKVYITVNNLFSEDDVEEARAYLQFLDEARPDALIVQDMAVLELIREMGLTVPVHASVMMNVHNLEMIYALRDLGVSRVVTSREMDLQTAKLLGQKSGMELEYFVHGDMCSVHGANCYFSSQVFGMSSNRGKCMKPCRWDYRIKRDGYVFPAEYPLAVKDMFMYEHLPELIDSGITSFKIEGRMRDKEFMVSLVNSYSDAIDRYIEDPIGFDRTVDSKELYKNRKRDFSTAYAFGKPGLANINRRYEGTGKFYSTGKVFSTPTAERELSEARVLELRERLARAGKAPEAQPELAVRVNNMAQARLVIEMGADSLYLPGDVFEPDRPFTKQDIKELGAIKGQTKLYLGLPRMMTELHFNQYDHLLNGERLPIDGLMITNLGAIRRYRAAGYPMIGDVNLNVYNHLSAGLYAGLGLEKLTVSPEMTMEHFAAFTARCDLLLEVVVHGTPALMYMEHDLYENTEVMEPIAEEDNRYVSNDVLVLKTDKGENPVYRDQYGRCHLLFSKELCYLPMLKEMSGLGIASFRIEGATYSTEELRAIIAAYQAALGGTNPQEDLLGGLTPVYAGYTLGSLQFN from the coding sequence ATGGCAAGATTTTTTAACGGTAAAGAAATTGAACTGCTCGCGCCTGCGGGAACGTTCGATATTTTCCAGGCAGTCGTGGAGTCGGGCTGTGATGCAGTGTATTTTGGCGGCCCGGTACTTAATATGAGAATGATGCGCAAAGGCTATAATCTATCGCATGAAGAAATAATTGAAGCCCTTGCTATGGCCCATAAACTGGATAAAAAAGTATACATCACCGTAAACAATCTGTTCAGCGAAGACGATGTGGAGGAAGCCAGAGCTTACCTGCAGTTTCTGGACGAGGCCCGTCCGGATGCGCTGATCGTTCAGGATATGGCCGTGCTGGAGCTGATCCGTGAGATGGGGCTTACCGTTCCTGTCCACGCTTCAGTCATGATGAATGTGCACAATCTGGAGATGATTTATGCTCTGCGCGATCTTGGAGTAAGCCGGGTAGTGACTTCACGGGAAATGGATCTGCAGACGGCCAAGCTGCTGGGTCAGAAGAGCGGCATGGAGCTGGAATACTTCGTTCATGGCGATATGTGCTCTGTGCACGGGGCGAACTGCTACTTCAGCTCCCAGGTCTTCGGCATGAGCAGCAACCGGGGCAAATGTATGAAGCCTTGCCGATGGGATTACCGGATTAAACGTGACGGGTATGTGTTCCCGGCGGAATATCCGCTGGCCGTCAAGGATATGTTCATGTATGAGCATCTTCCGGAGCTGATCGATTCGGGGATTACCTCGTTTAAAATCGAAGGCCGGATGCGCGATAAGGAATTCATGGTCTCGCTGGTGAACAGCTACAGTGATGCGATTGACCGTTATATCGAAGATCCTATCGGCTTTGACCGCACAGTGGACTCCAAAGAGCTGTACAAAAACCGCAAACGTGATTTCTCCACTGCCTACGCTTTTGGCAAACCGGGTCTGGCGAATATTAACCGCCGTTACGAAGGTACAGGCAAGTTCTACAGCACTGGCAAGGTATTCAGTACACCAACAGCAGAGCGGGAGCTATCTGAGGCACGTGTGCTGGAGCTGCGCGAACGTCTGGCCCGGGCAGGGAAAGCACCGGAAGCACAACCGGAACTGGCTGTGCGTGTAAACAACATGGCGCAAGCCCGGCTGGTCATTGAAATGGGCGCGGACAGTCTGTATCTGCCAGGAGATGTATTTGAACCCGACCGGCCGTTTACGAAGCAGGATATTAAGGAGCTTGGAGCAATTAAGGGGCAGACCAAGCTGTATCTCGGATTGCCGCGGATGATGACAGAGCTGCATTTTAACCAGTATGATCACTTGCTGAACGGAGAGCGGCTGCCCATTGACGGGCTGATGATTACTAATCTGGGAGCGATTCGGCGCTACAGAGCGGCTGGATATCCAATGATTGGCGATGTTAACTTGAATGTCTATAATCACCTGTCTGCAGGACTGTATGCCGGACTGGGGCTGGAAAAGCTTACGGTGTCCCCGGAGATGACGATGGAGCATTTTGCAGCCTTTACTGCGCGTTGTGATCTGCTGCTGGAGGTGGTTGTCCACGGGACACCGGCGCTGATGTACATGGAGCATGATCTTTACGAAAATACCGAGGTGATGGAGCCTATCGCTGAAGAGGATAACCGCTATGTCAGCAACGATGTGCTGGTGCTCAAAACCGATAAAGGCGAAAACCCGGTCTACCGCGACCAATACGGCCGCTGCCATCTGCTCTTCTCCAAAGAACTCTGCTACTTGCCTATGCTGAAAGAAATGAGCGGACTGGGCATTGCCAGCTTCCGGATCGAAGGCGCCACATACAGCACGGAAGAGCTGCGGGCAATTATTGCTGCCTATCAGGCTGCCTTGGGCGGTACAAATCCGCAGGAGGATTTACTGGGCGGGCTTACACCTGTTTATGCCGGTTATACGCTGGGCTCCTTGCAGTTCAATTAA
- a CDS encoding aspartate aminotransferase family protein has translation MKQEETVIGRTAVAAKRKDYFYPCTAHFYRDAPQLVRGSMQFVYDEHGKQYTDFFAGVSVVACGHCNPVITARTIAQLQQLQHTSTVYLTQPNVDLAERLEEVLPGKLRRSFFVNSGSEANEGALLLARMHTGRKGFIALESGLHGRTNLTMSVTGLQMWRTDQYLDEDVTFIERPYDPKLTLDEAAAVSLKSLERVLKEKGDTVAAMIVEPIQGNGGMIMPAPAYFREVKTLLEQYGVLLIDDEIQTGYGRTGAMFAMEHFGVVPDIISMAKALGNGVPVAAFATTDEIAASLNRPSASTFGGNPVSAATALAVLDYIRDERLPERAAELGSRLKKGLESLKERYPGMITDVRGTGLMLGAELAGPDAAGSAELTDNVLEAMKDRGYLIGKNGVGRNVLAFQPPLVITAEDVDGMLAVLNEVLLQVSTEKEE, from the coding sequence ATGAAGCAAGAAGAGACGGTCATCGGGAGAACAGCGGTTGCCGCCAAAAGAAAAGATTATTTTTATCCCTGCACCGCACACTTTTACCGCGATGCGCCGCAGCTCGTGCGTGGAAGCATGCAGTTTGTGTACGATGAGCACGGCAAGCAATATACTGACTTTTTTGCCGGAGTATCGGTTGTCGCCTGCGGGCATTGCAACCCGGTGATTACGGCGCGTACAATTGCACAGCTTCAGCAGCTCCAGCATACCTCAACGGTCTATCTTACGCAGCCGAATGTAGATTTGGCCGAGCGGCTGGAGGAGGTGCTGCCGGGGAAGCTGCGCCGCAGCTTCTTCGTCAACAGCGGCTCCGAGGCCAATGAAGGGGCGCTGCTGCTGGCCAGAATGCATACCGGACGCAAAGGTTTCATTGCCCTGGAGAGCGGGCTGCACGGACGCACTAATCTGACGATGAGTGTTACCGGACTGCAGATGTGGAGAACGGATCAATACCTGGATGAAGATGTAACGTTTATTGAGCGTCCTTATGATCCAAAGCTTACGCTTGATGAAGCTGCGGCCGTTTCTCTAAAGAGCCTGGAACGGGTGCTGAAGGAGAAGGGCGACACGGTTGCGGCCATGATTGTAGAGCCGATTCAAGGAAATGGCGGCATGATTATGCCTGCCCCTGCGTATTTCCGCGAAGTCAAAACGCTGCTGGAGCAGTACGGCGTGCTGCTGATCGACGACGAGATACAGACGGGCTACGGCCGGACAGGTGCAATGTTCGCCATGGAGCATTTTGGCGTTGTGCCGGATATTATCAGCATGGCCAAAGCGCTGGGCAACGGGGTTCCGGTAGCTGCTTTTGCAACAACGGATGAAATTGCAGCGTCGCTGAACCGGCCTTCGGCTTCGACGTTCGGGGGCAACCCTGTATCGGCGGCTACAGCCCTTGCGGTACTGGATTATATCCGTGACGAACGTCTGCCGGAGCGTGCGGCTGAGCTTGGTTCACGCCTGAAGAAAGGCCTTGAATCGCTTAAGGAACGTTATCCGGGAATGATCACTGATGTGCGCGGAACCGGGCTGATGCTGGGCGCAGAATTGGCAGGTCCGGACGCAGCCGGATCAGCTGAACTGACCGATAATGTGCTCGAAGCGATGAAAGACCGCGGTTATCTGATCGGCAAAAACGGCGTAGGCCGCAACGTCCTGGCCTTCCAGCCGCCGCTGGTTATTACCGCAGAAGATGTCGATGGGATGCTTGCTGTTTTGAATGAAGTGCTGCTGCAGGTTTCCACAGAAAAGGAAGAATAA
- a CDS encoding UbiA-like polyprenyltransferase: protein MILNAVKTSALKLKMFSELVMFSHTLFSLPFAVISMVWAAGGWPSGHMMLWGLIALIGARNGANAFNRLVDRTFDGKNPRTAHRHLPQHLLAEKEVIFFIIINYALFIVASGMLNLLCLLLSPVAIVLISSYSYTKRFTFLSHLYLGFVIASAPIGAWFAVTGNIAFTPFVIGTVVMLWIAGFDIIYGTQDIDFDRRNGLWSIPSFFGLENALRISKGLHFIMILLLLFLYLWRDLGWMYLVGIGIATLLLMTEHRIIKPHNRRLMKVASYNLNQVISMVILLCTLIDYFFVS, encoded by the coding sequence ATGATCTTAAACGCTGTCAAAACCTCTGCGCTTAAGCTGAAAATGTTCAGCGAGCTGGTGATGTTTTCCCACACGCTGTTTTCCCTGCCCTTTGCCGTCATCTCGATGGTCTGGGCGGCAGGAGGCTGGCCGTCCGGCCACATGATGCTGTGGGGACTGATCGCTCTAATCGGGGCGCGGAATGGCGCCAACGCCTTCAATCGTCTCGTCGACCGTACCTTTGACGGGAAAAATCCGCGCACCGCGCACCGGCATCTGCCGCAGCACCTGCTGGCGGAAAAGGAAGTTATCTTTTTTATCATCATCAACTATGCCTTGTTCATTGTCGCCTCCGGCATGCTGAATCTGCTCTGTCTGCTGCTGTCGCCGGTGGCCATCGTCCTGATCTCCAGTTATTCCTATACCAAACGTTTCACATTCTTGAGCCACCTGTATCTTGGCTTCGTAATAGCTTCGGCGCCGATTGGCGCCTGGTTCGCGGTAACGGGGAATATTGCGTTCACACCGTTTGTAATCGGTACAGTGGTAATGCTCTGGATCGCCGGCTTTGATATTATCTATGGCACGCAGGATATCGATTTTGACCGCCGGAACGGCCTGTGGTCTATCCCCAGCTTCTTCGGACTGGAGAATGCGCTGCGCATTTCCAAAGGGCTGCACTTTATCATGATCCTGCTCCTGCTGTTCCTGTACCTCTGGCGCGATCTGGGCTGGATGTATCTGGTCGGCATCGGCATCGCCACGCTGCTGCTGATGACGGAGCACCGGATTATTAAGCCGCATAACCGGCGGCTGATGAAGGTGGCTTCCTATAATTTGAATCAGGTGATCAGTATGGTGATACTGCTGTGCACGCTGATTGATTATTTTTTTGTTAGCTAG
- a CDS encoding polyprenyl synthetase family protein — protein MKLHEALNIDLDEINHEIQNIVARDKDVPKKSLLAQSILELTSSGGKRLRPLMVIVGSRFGRKPSTRRTLQLSAAAEFIHAASLIHDDIIDDAELRRGVPALHTKTGVLSAVHIGNYMSARVIELLSKYTGDKNRYVHDLSSVATAQLCLGEYQQMEHAYDYNLTFDEYLEKSRNKTAMLMATCLRVGALSAESPEEVAGLLYDFGEALGMSFQIQDDLLDFTQSADVLGKPAGSDLRNGQVTLPVLFALQDPELAPVIRTIGPASLEEEVAHVLALINRSDALFRTEEVSQDYLGQAAAIIQRLSSYPAHADLETLLQYFAGRDR, from the coding sequence ATGAAGCTGCATGAAGCCTTAAATATAGACCTGGACGAAATTAACCATGAAATTCAGAATATTGTGGCCCGTGATAAAGATGTACCCAAAAAGTCACTGCTTGCGCAGAGCATTCTGGAGCTGACCAGTTCCGGGGGAAAACGTCTCCGGCCGCTGATGGTCATCGTCGGCAGCCGTTTTGGACGCAAACCTTCAACCCGGCGAACGCTTCAATTATCTGCTGCTGCGGAATTTATTCACGCCGCCTCATTAATTCATGATGATATTATCGATGATGCCGAACTGCGGCGGGGCGTTCCTGCCCTGCATACCAAGACCGGCGTGCTCTCCGCAGTCCATATCGGGAATTATATGTCTGCCCGGGTGATTGAGCTGCTCAGCAAATACACCGGCGACAAAAACCGTTATGTCCATGACCTGTCGTCCGTGGCTACTGCCCAGCTGTGCCTGGGTGAATACCAGCAAATGGAGCATGCCTATGACTACAATCTCACTTTTGACGAGTACCTGGAGAAATCCCGCAACAAAACAGCCATGCTGATGGCCACCTGCTTACGGGTGGGTGCACTTTCTGCGGAGAGCCCGGAAGAAGTCGCGGGCCTGCTCTATGACTTTGGCGAGGCGCTGGGCATGTCCTTTCAAATCCAGGATGACCTGCTCGACTTCACCCAGTCCGCCGATGTGCTTGGCAAGCCTGCTGGCAGCGACCTCCGCAATGGCCAGGTCACCCTTCCTGTGCTTTTTGCCCTGCAGGACCCCGAACTGGCGCCTGTCATCCGCACCATTGGCCCCGCCTCTTTGGAGGAAGAGGTGGCTCATGTGCTGGCCCTGATTAACCGCAGCGATGCCCTGTTCCGTACCGAAGAGGTCAGCCAGGATTATCTCGGCCAGGCTGCCGCAATTATCCAGCGGCTCTCCAGCTACCCGGCACATGCCGATCTTGAGACATTGCTGCAGTATTTTGCCGGACGCGACCGTTAG
- a CDS encoding FAD-dependent oxidoreductase yields the protein MKKIVILGGGYGGVLTAKKLAKKYKNNKDVEIKLIDRNPYHTLLTELHEVSANRAPEDSIKVDLKKIFAGLKVDVVLDEISNIDFKNKKLKSDKATYAYDYLVIGTGSKPTFFGIPGAEENTFSFWSYDDAVALKRQIRDMYTQAAREKNPAVRRAMLTFVIIGAGFTGVELVGEMAEQRDELCREFFIDPSEVRLIVADMAPKILPILPDKLIQKAEARLRKLKVEIVTGAKITEVGEGSVALGEKNVVDAKTIVWTAGVEGSEIVGGLEVQQQGRKRIVTNEHLESVDHKNVYVVGDNIFFIPEGETRPVPQMVENAEQAAPLVAGNIAADISGTAKKAYKPGFHGTMVSIGSRYGVANVGLPGKLFMLTGFMAMLSKHFINMFYLSQVVGFNKVWTYMMHEFFHVENRKSFVGGYFSKRSPNFWLVPLRMLLGGMWLYEGIDKLRKIWVDPDKIFLIPAAPFATDAASSASVAVDAVKTTVDAQSAASAVSTAKEAVSALPVPGFVYDITNWFMDLMFYNNDGSYTFLAKWFQIGMVCAEIVFGVMLIVGLFTAISSLATIAMAVMIWSTKMAATEMLWYVGAAIACIGGSGSVFGLDYYVLPWLKKQWKRIPLVRRWYLYTD from the coding sequence GTGAAAAAAATAGTCATTTTGGGCGGCGGCTACGGCGGCGTACTCACGGCTAAGAAACTGGCAAAGAAGTATAAGAACAACAAAGATGTAGAAATCAAGCTGATCGACCGAAATCCTTATCACACTCTCTTGACTGAGCTGCATGAGGTATCTGCGAATCGAGCGCCTGAGGATTCAATCAAAGTTGATTTGAAGAAAATTTTCGCCGGTCTGAAAGTGGATGTTGTTCTGGATGAGATCAGCAATATTGATTTCAAAAACAAGAAGCTGAAATCCGACAAGGCAACCTATGCTTATGATTACCTGGTAATCGGCACAGGAAGCAAACCAACATTCTTCGGAATTCCCGGAGCAGAAGAAAACACCTTCTCGTTCTGGTCCTACGATGACGCGGTTGCGCTCAAACGTCAAATCCGCGATATGTACACCCAAGCCGCCAGAGAAAAGAACCCTGCTGTCCGCCGCGCGATGCTGACCTTCGTCATCATCGGTGCCGGTTTCACAGGTGTCGAGCTGGTTGGGGAAATGGCCGAGCAACGCGATGAGCTGTGCAGAGAATTCTTCATTGATCCGTCCGAAGTGCGGCTGATCGTTGCCGATATGGCTCCGAAGATTCTGCCTATCCTGCCGGATAAGCTGATTCAGAAGGCTGAAGCCCGCCTGCGCAAGCTGAAGGTCGAAATCGTGACCGGTGCCAAAATCACCGAAGTAGGCGAAGGCAGTGTCGCACTTGGCGAGAAGAACGTCGTTGACGCCAAAACCATTGTTTGGACTGCCGGTGTGGAAGGCTCCGAAATCGTAGGCGGCCTTGAAGTACAACAGCAGGGACGGAAACGCATCGTTACCAATGAACATCTGGAAAGTGTTGACCATAAGAACGTCTACGTTGTAGGGGACAACATCTTCTTTATTCCTGAAGGCGAAACCCGTCCGGTTCCACAGATGGTTGAAAATGCCGAACAGGCCGCTCCACTCGTTGCCGGCAACATCGCCGCCGACATCAGCGGTACTGCCAAAAAAGCGTACAAACCAGGATTCCACGGAACCATGGTCTCCATCGGAAGCCGCTATGGTGTGGCTAACGTAGGTCTTCCAGGCAAGCTCTTTATGCTTACCGGCTTCATGGCTATGCTGTCCAAGCATTTTATCAATATGTTCTACCTATCGCAAGTGGTAGGTTTTAACAAAGTATGGACTTATATGATGCACGAGTTCTTCCACGTGGAGAACCGCAAGAGTTTTGTCGGCGGCTACTTCTCCAAGCGTTCGCCGAACTTCTGGCTCGTTCCGCTCCGGATGCTGCTCGGAGGCATGTGGCTATATGAAGGAATCGATAAACTCAGAAAGATCTGGGTTGATCCGGACAAGATTTTCCTGATTCCTGCTGCCCCATTCGCTACGGATGCCGCTTCATCAGCAAGTGTAGCCGTAGATGCTGTAAAAACAACAGTAGATGCACAGTCCGCGGCTTCCGCAGTTTCCACTGCCAAAGAAGCTGTATCGGCTCTTCCAGTACCAGGCTTTGTGTATGACATTACGAACTGGTTCATGGATCTGATGTTTTACAACAATGACGGAAGTTATACCTTCCTGGCTAAATGGTTCCAGATCGGCATGGTTTGTGCCGAAATCGTCTTTGGTGTTATGCTTATCGTAGGTCTCTTCACTGCCATTTCTTCACTTGCCACGATTGCCATGGCAGTCATGATATGGTCTACCAAGATGGCAGCGACAGAAATGCTCTGGTACGTTGGAGCAGCTATCGCGTGCATCGGCGGATCGGGCAGCGTCTTCGGTCTGGACTACTATGTCCTGCCTTGGCTCAAGAAGCAATGGAAACGAATCCCGCTTGTGCGGCGCTGGTATCTATATACCGACTGA